Proteins found in one Arthrobacter pascens genomic segment:
- a CDS encoding MazG nucleotide pyrophosphohydrolase domain-containing protein: protein MGALTHASLVEYLLEEAYEVAETIEAGADEAELQGELGDVLLQVVLHARLAEERGAFAFDDVARGLSAKMVRRNPHVFRPDGSLQESFPATVEEIVQKWDAVKRAERPERKNPFEGIPDALPALARAQKSLDRAERAGFVLPPEIPVPATEEELGGLLFAVVGSARVKGFDAERALRGAVRRYQESYAEQHEK from the coding sequence ATGGGTGCCCTCACCCATGCGTCCCTCGTGGAGTACCTCCTCGAGGAGGCCTATGAAGTGGCCGAAACCATAGAGGCCGGAGCTGACGAAGCCGAACTCCAGGGCGAGCTGGGTGACGTGCTCCTCCAGGTAGTGCTGCATGCCCGGCTCGCCGAGGAGCGCGGAGCGTTCGCATTCGACGACGTGGCCCGCGGCCTGAGCGCCAAGATGGTCCGCCGTAACCCGCACGTGTTCCGGCCGGACGGGTCGCTGCAGGAGAGCTTCCCTGCCACGGTGGAGGAAATCGTGCAGAAATGGGACGCCGTCAAAAGGGCAGAACGTCCGGAACGCAAGAACCCTTTCGAAGGGATCCCGGATGCACTGCCCGCCCTGGCCCGCGCACAGAAGTCGCTTGACCGGGCCGAACGTGCCGGGTTCGTTCTTCCACCGGAAATACCTGTTCCAGCTACTGAGGAGGAGTTGGGCGGGCTGCTGTTCGCCGTCGTCGGATCTGCACGGGTCAAAGGATTCGACGCCGAACGCGCCCTGCGGGGCGCCGTCCGGCGCTACCAGGAGTCATACGCTGAGCAGCACGAGAAGTAG
- a CDS encoding adenosine deaminase yields MTEPIVDAAPALDFDLKSLPKVSLHDHLDGGLRPATIIELAEAAGHTLPSTDPVALGEWFRESADSGSLVRYLETFDHTVAVMQTKEGLSRVAKEFVEDLADDGVVYGEVRWAPEQHLQKGLSLDEAVEAVQEGLDAGVDAVAESGRDIQVGQLITAMRHADRGQEIAELAVRHRNNGAVGFDIAGAEDGFLPARFKEAFTYLAQHNFPATVHAGEAAGLESIQSALVDGRALRLGHGVRIAEDITVEFDDEDDIAGAEGGEESIGLVTLGDLSSWIRDRGIALEICPSSNLQTGAIAGFGEGIESHPLDMLYQLGFNVTINTDNRLMSGVTLTDEFELLVETFDYDLDDLLELTLNAAEASFLPLEEKEALVEYINDVYANLG; encoded by the coding sequence GTGACTGAGCCTATTGTTGACGCTGCCCCTGCCCTCGACTTCGACCTGAAGAGCCTGCCCAAGGTTTCCCTCCACGACCATCTGGATGGGGGTCTCCGTCCGGCCACCATTATCGAGCTGGCCGAGGCCGCTGGACATACCCTTCCCTCCACCGATCCGGTGGCCCTCGGGGAATGGTTCCGCGAGTCCGCTGACTCCGGATCCTTGGTCCGCTACCTGGAGACCTTCGACCACACCGTTGCGGTCATGCAGACCAAAGAAGGACTGTCCCGCGTCGCCAAGGAATTCGTGGAGGACCTGGCGGACGACGGCGTAGTGTACGGCGAAGTGCGCTGGGCGCCTGAGCAGCACCTCCAGAAGGGCCTCTCCCTGGATGAGGCAGTGGAGGCTGTACAGGAAGGCCTCGACGCTGGCGTGGACGCCGTGGCTGAAAGCGGCCGCGATATCCAGGTGGGTCAGCTGATCACTGCCATGCGGCATGCCGACCGTGGCCAGGAGATCGCGGAACTCGCTGTCCGCCACCGCAACAACGGCGCCGTGGGCTTCGATATCGCCGGAGCGGAAGACGGCTTCCTGCCTGCCCGTTTCAAGGAGGCCTTCACGTACCTGGCGCAGCACAATTTCCCGGCCACGGTCCACGCCGGCGAGGCCGCCGGACTGGAGAGCATCCAGTCCGCGCTGGTGGACGGGCGCGCGCTGCGCCTGGGCCACGGGGTCCGGATCGCCGAGGACATCACGGTGGAATTCGACGACGAAGACGACATCGCCGGTGCCGAAGGCGGGGAGGAGAGCATCGGGCTGGTCACGCTGGGTGATCTTTCCAGCTGGATCCGGGACCGCGGCATCGCCCTGGAGATCTGCCCCTCCTCGAACCTCCAGACCGGCGCCATTGCAGGGTTCGGCGAGGGCATCGAAAGCCACCCGCTGGACATGCTCTACCAGTTGGGCTTCAACGTCACCATCAACACCGACAACCGGCTGATGAGCGGGGTCACCCTGACGGACGAGTTCGAACTCCTCGTGGAGACGTTCGACTACGATCTGGATGACCTGCTTGAGCTCACACTCAATGCCGCCGAGGCATCCTTCCTGCCGCTTGAGGAAAAGGAAGCACTGGTGGAGTACATCAACGACGTCTATGCCAATCTTGGCTAA
- a CDS encoding DedA family protein, which translates to MEFINEAVLHAAGQWWIYPVLLVFFFVDGFAMVVPSETLIVALAAFSRHSGEPNLWILGGTALTGAIAGDNMAFLLGRRIGLERWKWMRRPKVQKAFGWARYELEKRGAVLIFTARYIPWGRVAVNYVAGSTGFAHRRFFLLDAFACITWVGYSIGIGILASSFPWLHHNPLLSAGIAVVFAIVLGILIDHLLRWWHKHLARNDAEVVDEWLDGGPAGASVKGSGPAPILASAAGDAVEPGAK; encoded by the coding sequence GTGGAGTTTATTAATGAGGCCGTGCTCCATGCAGCGGGCCAGTGGTGGATTTACCCCGTCCTGCTCGTGTTTTTCTTTGTGGACGGCTTCGCCATGGTGGTGCCCAGCGAGACGCTCATCGTCGCGCTGGCGGCATTTTCGCGGCACAGCGGCGAGCCCAACCTCTGGATCCTGGGTGGAACTGCACTGACCGGCGCGATCGCCGGGGACAACATGGCCTTCCTCCTGGGCCGCAGAATCGGCCTGGAGCGCTGGAAATGGATGCGCCGCCCAAAGGTCCAGAAAGCTTTTGGCTGGGCTCGGTACGAACTCGAAAAGCGCGGCGCCGTCCTTATTTTCACCGCACGCTATATCCCGTGGGGCCGTGTTGCCGTGAACTATGTGGCCGGCTCCACCGGGTTTGCCCACCGCCGGTTCTTCCTGCTGGACGCCTTCGCGTGCATCACGTGGGTGGGGTACTCGATCGGAATCGGCATCCTTGCCAGCTCGTTTCCCTGGCTGCACCATAACCCGCTGCTGAGTGCGGGCATCGCCGTGGTGTTCGCCATCGTGCTGGGAATCCTCATCGACCACCTCTTGCGCTGGTGGCACAAGCACCTTGCCCGCAATGACGCCGAGGTGGTGGATGAGTGGCTCGACGGCGGCCCAGCAGGGGCGTCCGTCAAGGGATCCGGCCCGGCACCCATCCTTGCCTCCGCTGCCGGGGATGCCGTGGAGCCCGGCGCAAAGTAG
- a CDS encoding DedA family protein — translation MQAINDFILAAAGQPWVLFLVLACCIIDGFFPPIPSESVVVGLAAVAATADVPNPWLLMLVAALGAFSGDNIAYLIGRRVGTRRWHWMRGPRMQSAFRWAGQELRKRPASLILVARFIPIGRVAVNLTAGVSHYPHLRFVGLTVLSATLWAAYSVGIGLFFGQWFENNHLLGAAIAIVCAVALGIVVDLVINRVRGKVPVVERMKEPES, via the coding sequence ATGCAGGCCATCAACGATTTCATCCTCGCTGCCGCCGGGCAGCCCTGGGTGCTTTTCCTTGTGCTGGCCTGCTGCATCATTGACGGGTTCTTTCCGCCCATACCCAGTGAATCAGTGGTGGTGGGGCTGGCCGCAGTCGCCGCCACTGCGGATGTTCCGAACCCATGGCTCCTGATGCTGGTCGCAGCGCTGGGCGCCTTCTCAGGCGACAACATCGCCTACCTGATCGGCCGCAGGGTGGGCACCCGCCGCTGGCACTGGATGCGCGGCCCCCGCATGCAGAGCGCGTTCCGGTGGGCGGGGCAGGAACTGCGGAAACGGCCGGCGTCGCTGATCCTGGTGGCGCGGTTCATCCCGATCGGCAGGGTCGCCGTTAACCTCACCGCGGGGGTAAGCCACTATCCGCACCTCCGTTTCGTGGGGCTGACGGTCCTTTCCGCCACCCTGTGGGCCGCCTACTCGGTGGGGATCGGCCTGTTCTTTGGCCAGTGGTTCGAGAACAACCATCTCCTGGGCGCGGCCATCGCGATCGTCTGTGCTGTGGCTCTTGGAATCGTGGTGGACCTGGTCATCAACCGTGTGCGGGGCAAGGTGCCGGTGGTGGAGCGGATGAAGGAGCCAGAGTCCTAG
- a CDS encoding thymidine phosphorylase — MTQTKNKTEAFDAVDIIRTKRDKGVLSSRQIDWTIDAYTRGVIADEQMAALNMAILLNGMDRSEISRWTAAMIASGERMDFSSLRRPDGGVKATSDKHSTGGVGDKITLPLAPLVAVFGVAVPQLSGRGLGHTGGTLDKLESIPGWRAALSNDEMMAQLQDVGAVICAAGAGLAPADKKLYALRDVTGTVEAIPLIASSIMSKKIAEGTGSLVLDVKVGSGAFMKDEAQARELAETMVALGKDAGVNTVALLTNMSTPLGLTAGNAIEVEESVEVLAGGGPDDVVELTVRLAEEMLACAGVHDADPRAALKDGRAMDVWNRMIEAQGGDPRAKLPVAKESEVIYAPADGVLVELDALAVGVAAWRLGAGRARKEDTVQAGAGIRMHAKPGAVVRAGEPLMTLLTDTPEKFARAKESLEHAVVIAPEGSRSAQQLIIDRIA, encoded by the coding sequence GTGACGCAAACTAAGAACAAGACCGAAGCTTTCGACGCCGTCGACATCATCCGCACCAAGCGGGACAAGGGCGTACTGAGTTCCCGGCAGATCGACTGGACAATCGACGCCTATACCCGCGGCGTCATTGCGGACGAGCAAATGGCTGCCCTCAACATGGCCATCCTGTTGAACGGCATGGACCGGAGCGAGATCTCGCGCTGGACCGCCGCCATGATCGCCTCCGGGGAGCGGATGGACTTCTCCAGCCTCCGGCGGCCCGACGGCGGCGTGAAGGCCACCAGCGATAAACACTCCACCGGGGGAGTGGGGGACAAGATCACTCTCCCGCTCGCGCCGCTGGTGGCGGTGTTCGGCGTCGCAGTGCCGCAGCTGTCCGGCCGCGGACTGGGCCATACCGGCGGGACCCTGGACAAGCTGGAGTCAATCCCGGGCTGGCGGGCAGCGTTGAGCAACGACGAAATGATGGCGCAGCTGCAGGACGTGGGTGCCGTGATCTGCGCAGCAGGAGCCGGGCTGGCCCCTGCTGACAAGAAGCTCTACGCCCTGCGTGATGTCACCGGAACGGTGGAGGCCATTCCGCTTATCGCCTCGTCGATCATGAGTAAGAAGATCGCCGAAGGAACCGGCTCGCTGGTCCTGGACGTCAAAGTGGGGAGCGGTGCCTTTATGAAAGACGAGGCGCAGGCGCGCGAGCTGGCCGAAACCATGGTGGCCCTGGGCAAGGACGCGGGGGTCAACACTGTGGCGCTGCTGACCAACATGAGCACGCCGTTGGGGCTCACTGCCGGCAACGCGATCGAGGTGGAGGAATCCGTGGAGGTCCTGGCCGGCGGGGGCCCTGACGACGTGGTGGAGCTGACGGTGCGGCTGGCCGAGGAAATGCTGGCCTGCGCGGGCGTCCACGATGCTGATCCCCGGGCCGCTTTGAAGGATGGACGGGCCATGGACGTCTGGAACCGGATGATCGAGGCGCAGGGCGGCGATCCGCGGGCCAAGCTGCCGGTGGCCAAGGAATCCGAAGTCATCTATGCGCCGGCTGACGGCGTGCTGGTCGAACTCGACGCCCTGGCGGTGGGGGTCGCGGCATGGCGCCTGGGCGCAGGCCGTGCCCGAAAAGAAGACACGGTCCAGGCTGGTGCCGGCATCCGGATGCATGCAAAGCCTGGCGCCGTGGTCCGCGCAGGTGAACCACTGATGACCTTGCTGACGGACACTCCGGAGAAGTTCGCGCGTGCCAAGGAATCGCTGGAGCACGCCGTGGTGATCGCGCCCGAAGGTTCCCGGTCGGCCCAGCAACTCATCATCGACCGAATAGCATAG
- a CDS encoding cytidine deaminase, with the protein MKGSGATAGPATVDWQALEAAAVDAMKNAYAPYSKFPVGAAALTDDGRIVSGCNVENASYGLTLCAECALVGNLHMTGGGLLRAFYCVDAAGNVLMPCGRCRQLLYEFRAPGMELMTTQGIKSMDQVLPDAFGPQHLEEPR; encoded by the coding sequence GTGAAAGGGAGCGGGGCCACGGCAGGGCCGGCCACCGTTGACTGGCAGGCACTCGAAGCGGCCGCGGTGGACGCCATGAAGAACGCCTATGCGCCGTACTCGAAATTCCCTGTGGGTGCCGCAGCCCTCACCGACGACGGGCGGATAGTCAGCGGCTGCAACGTGGAGAATGCCAGCTACGGCCTGACCCTCTGTGCCGAATGCGCGCTGGTAGGCAACCTCCACATGACCGGCGGCGGACTGCTGCGTGCGTTCTACTGTGTGGACGCCGCTGGCAACGTGCTGATGCCGTGTGGCCGGTGCCGCCAACTGCTTTACGAATTCCGCGCTCCCGGAATGGAGCTGATGACCACGCAGGGCATCAAGTCGATGGACCAGGTGCTTCCTGATGCATTTGGTCCCCAACACCTGGAGGAACCCCGGTGA
- a CDS encoding ABC transporter permease: MSTTATSPLPGKRQPGTPQAADQSLAVSAKPATWKTPVMLGALGLVAFIVFGLMGPNQTAKFGISTGSDFFQLPALEVPAFLGGMVLSLVLLGLAAYAIFLKMKEQSAPAWLPIAFTVLFAAAFLIWVVGGARTPSISLAGLIAGSVTLAVPLVFGSLSGVLCERVGVVNIAIEGQLLGGAFTAAIVATMTRSPLLGLLAAAAAGAVVSMVLAFFSIKYLVNQIIVGVVLNVLVSGLTGFLFSTVMQANKAQFNSPPGLDNIEIPVLSGIPIIGPILFKQSLVGYLMYVAVIVVWVGLFKTKWGLRVRAVGEHPQAADTMGIKVNATRFWNVTLGGAIAGIGGSFFTLVAIDSFTKEISGGRGFIALAALIFGRWNPIGAFFAALLFGFADNLQSIVTIIGTPVPSQFMAMLPYLVTVFAVAGLVGRSRPPAASGIPYVKG, encoded by the coding sequence ATGAGCACAACAGCAACGTCGCCCCTGCCGGGAAAGCGGCAGCCGGGAACCCCACAGGCTGCGGACCAGTCCCTGGCAGTTTCGGCCAAACCGGCCACCTGGAAGACCCCGGTAATGCTCGGCGCCCTCGGACTTGTCGCGTTCATCGTCTTTGGCCTCATGGGACCGAACCAGACCGCGAAGTTCGGCATTTCCACCGGCAGCGATTTCTTTCAGCTCCCCGCCCTTGAAGTGCCCGCGTTCCTCGGCGGCATGGTGCTTTCCCTGGTCCTGCTGGGACTCGCAGCCTATGCAATCTTCCTCAAAATGAAGGAGCAGTCTGCACCCGCCTGGTTGCCAATTGCCTTCACTGTCCTTTTTGCAGCAGCGTTCCTGATCTGGGTTGTTGGCGGAGCGCGCACTCCCAGCATCTCGCTGGCAGGCCTCATCGCCGGATCCGTCACGCTTGCCGTGCCGCTGGTCTTTGGATCCCTCTCAGGTGTCCTGTGTGAGCGTGTCGGCGTCGTGAACATCGCCATCGAAGGGCAACTCCTGGGGGGTGCCTTTACCGCGGCCATTGTGGCAACCATGACCAGGAGCCCTCTCCTTGGCCTGCTGGCAGCCGCGGCAGCCGGTGCCGTCGTCTCCATGGTCCTGGCATTCTTCAGCATCAAATACCTGGTCAACCAGATCATTGTGGGCGTAGTCCTCAACGTCCTGGTTTCCGGCCTCACAGGCTTCCTGTTCAGTACCGTCATGCAGGCCAACAAGGCGCAGTTCAACTCGCCGCCGGGTCTGGACAACATCGAAATCCCGGTTCTGTCCGGCATCCCCATCATCGGTCCCATCCTGTTCAAGCAGTCTCTGGTGGGCTACCTGATGTACGTCGCCGTCATCGTCGTGTGGGTGGGCCTTTTCAAGACCAAATGGGGCCTCCGGGTCCGCGCCGTGGGCGAACACCCGCAGGCCGCCGACACCATGGGCATCAAGGTCAACGCAACCCGCTTCTGGAACGTCACCCTCGGCGGCGCTATCGCCGGTATTGGCGGATCATTCTTCACCCTGGTGGCGATCGACAGCTTCACCAAGGAAATCTCCGGCGGACGCGGGTTCATCGCCCTGGCCGCACTGATCTTCGGCCGGTGGAACCCCATCGGTGCCTTCTTTGCCGCCCTCCTGTTCGGCTTCGCGGACAATCTCCAGAGCATCGTGACCATCATCGGAACTCCGGTGCCCAGCCAGTTCATGGCCATGCTGCCGTATCTGGTGACCGTCTTCGCCGTCGCCGGGCTGGTGGGACGTTCCAGGCCGCCGGCCGCCAGCGGCATCCCGTACGTCAAGGGGTGA
- a CDS encoding ABC transporter permease: MTDKHPHKHVAGQHAEKPHEASPAAEETAAVVALDTAGGAKEPSAVPATAQSGKLPGGPDSLARRIFTGSGMVSVLAVLLALVIGGLLIASTDERVAATSSYLLARPTDFLSAVWSAATGSYIALLQGAVFNPRASGLALQFAPLMETLTIATPLITAGLGVALAFRAGLFNIGAQGQIIMAGILAAWVGFALHLPVGLHLLLVLLAGIVGGALWGGLVGLLKAQTGAHEVIVTIMFNYVALYFLGYLLNTPAFQRPGESNPISPILDPTAVYPQILGSQYRLHLGFILAIAATVLVWWLLNRSTVGFEFRAVGANPKAAQTAGINVSRSTILVMAMAGALAGMSGVAQVAGTEKVLTDGVAATYGFDAITVALLGRSTPWGTFAAGLLFGAFRAGAVQMQIQTGTPIDIVLVVQSLIVLFIAAPPLVRAVFGLNPRRKKPAKTGKSQQAAATGGAA, translated from the coding sequence ATGACTGACAAGCATCCCCACAAACACGTTGCCGGGCAGCATGCAGAAAAACCCCATGAAGCCAGCCCTGCAGCCGAAGAAACAGCCGCGGTGGTGGCACTGGATACTGCAGGTGGAGCCAAGGAGCCCTCCGCGGTTCCGGCCACCGCGCAGAGCGGCAAACTGCCCGGCGGTCCGGACTCCCTGGCCCGGAGGATCTTCACGGGCAGCGGCATGGTTTCGGTCCTGGCTGTGCTGCTGGCCCTCGTCATCGGCGGCCTGCTGATCGCCAGCACCGACGAGCGGGTGGCCGCAACCTCCTCTTATCTGCTCGCCCGGCCCACTGACTTCCTCTCCGCTGTCTGGAGCGCGGCTACCGGCTCCTATATCGCCCTGTTACAAGGGGCGGTCTTCAACCCGCGGGCCTCCGGCCTGGCTCTCCAGTTCGCCCCGCTGATGGAAACCCTGACCATAGCGACGCCACTGATCACCGCCGGTCTGGGCGTGGCGCTGGCCTTCCGCGCGGGCCTCTTTAACATCGGCGCCCAAGGGCAGATCATCATGGCGGGCATCCTCGCCGCCTGGGTGGGTTTTGCACTGCACCTGCCTGTTGGACTGCATCTGCTGCTGGTCCTCCTGGCCGGCATCGTCGGGGGCGCGCTTTGGGGCGGGCTCGTCGGGCTCCTTAAAGCACAGACAGGCGCCCACGAGGTCATCGTGACCATCATGTTCAACTACGTGGCGCTGTACTTCCTGGGATACCTGCTGAACACTCCGGCCTTCCAACGGCCGGGGGAGTCCAACCCGATCTCCCCCATCCTGGACCCCACGGCCGTGTACCCGCAGATTCTCGGCTCACAGTACCGGCTGCACCTGGGCTTCATCCTGGCCATCGCCGCTACGGTCCTGGTCTGGTGGCTGCTCAACCGGTCCACGGTCGGCTTCGAATTCCGGGCTGTCGGGGCCAACCCCAAGGCGGCCCAGACAGCGGGCATCAATGTATCCCGGTCCACCATCCTGGTGATGGCCATGGCAGGCGCCCTCGCCGGAATGTCAGGCGTGGCCCAAGTCGCGGGGACGGAAAAAGTCCTCACGGACGGCGTAGCCGCAACATACGGCTTTGACGCCATCACCGTGGCGCTGCTGGGACGCTCGACGCCGTGGGGCACCTTCGCAGCCGGCCTCTTGTTCGGCGCCTTCCGCGCCGGGGCCGTCCAAATGCAGATCCAGACCGGCACCCCCATCGACATCGTCCTCGTCGTCCAGTCACTGATCGTGCTTTTCATCGCGGCCCCGCCACTGGTACGGGCGGTCTTCGGGCTGAATCCGCGGCGCAAAAAGCCGGCGAAAACCGGAAAGTCCCAGCAGGCAGCAGCCACCGGAGGTGCAGCATGA
- a CDS encoding ABC transporter ATP-binding protein, protein MKLELRGITKRFGSLLANDHIDVVVEPGQIHCLLGENGAGKSTLMNVLYGLYEPTEGEILIDGKPVSFRGPGDAMAAGIGMVHQHFMLVPVFTVAENVALGAESTKAGGFLNLDDTRRKINEISDRYGFDVDPDALVEDLPVGVQQRVEIIKALVRDARVLILDEPTAVLTPQDTDELLDIMRQLKSNGTSIVFISHKLREVKAVSDTITVIRRGKVVGTAQPAASTSELASMMVGRAVSLTLKKAPAIPQEKTFQVKDLTVIAPSGQHVVDGLSFDIARGEILAVAGVQGNGQTELTEAILGLQERVHGSIMLDGEEILGRSVKDILNSGVGFVPEDRSVDGLIGTFSIAENLILDRYDQPPFAKGISMSPAKVLENAKTRIGEFDVRTPSGSLAAGTLSGGNQQKVVMARELSRPLRLFIASQPTRGVDVGSIEFLHKRIVAERDQGTPVMIISTELDEVMELADRIAVLYKGKLVGIVPAGTGRDVLGLMMAGISPEDAARTDAARTDAAPAEKSPADKRRTESDIRGTAQASTAEGGDHD, encoded by the coding sequence TTGAAACTTGAACTCAGAGGGATCACTAAACGCTTCGGCTCCCTGCTCGCCAACGATCACATCGATGTGGTGGTTGAACCCGGACAGATCCACTGTTTGCTGGGGGAGAACGGGGCCGGCAAGTCCACCCTGATGAATGTGCTGTACGGGCTCTACGAGCCCACCGAGGGCGAAATCCTCATCGATGGGAAACCAGTTTCCTTCCGCGGCCCCGGCGACGCCATGGCCGCCGGCATCGGCATGGTGCATCAGCACTTCATGCTCGTTCCCGTATTTACCGTTGCCGAGAACGTTGCCCTCGGGGCCGAGTCCACCAAAGCCGGCGGCTTCCTGAACCTGGATGACACCCGGCGAAAAATCAACGAGATTTCCGACCGCTACGGGTTCGACGTCGACCCCGACGCCCTGGTGGAGGACCTTCCCGTAGGGGTACAGCAGCGGGTGGAAATCATCAAGGCGCTGGTTCGCGACGCCCGCGTCCTTATCCTCGATGAGCCGACGGCGGTGCTGACGCCCCAGGACACCGATGAGCTGCTGGACATCATGCGCCAGCTCAAGAGCAACGGAACCTCGATCGTATTTATCTCGCACAAGCTGCGTGAGGTCAAGGCTGTGTCAGACACCATCACCGTGATCCGGCGGGGCAAGGTGGTGGGTACCGCCCAGCCCGCGGCCTCGACGTCGGAACTGGCATCGATGATGGTGGGCCGGGCCGTCAGCCTCACCCTAAAAAAGGCTCCTGCAATACCCCAGGAGAAGACATTCCAGGTTAAGGACCTCACCGTCATCGCCCCGAGCGGCCAACACGTGGTGGACGGCCTCAGCTTCGATATTGCGCGCGGCGAGATTCTTGCCGTGGCAGGGGTACAGGGGAACGGGCAGACCGAGCTGACCGAGGCGATCCTTGGCCTCCAGGAACGGGTTCACGGCTCGATCATGCTCGACGGCGAAGAGATCCTGGGCCGGAGCGTCAAGGACATCCTGAACTCCGGTGTGGGCTTTGTTCCCGAGGACCGGTCAGTGGACGGGCTGATCGGCACGTTCTCCATCGCCGAAAACCTCATCCTGGACCGCTACGACCAGCCCCCGTTCGCCAAGGGGATCAGCATGAGCCCGGCGAAGGTCCTCGAGAACGCGAAGACAAGGATTGGCGAGTTCGATGTCCGCACACCGTCGGGATCCCTGGCCGCAGGGACGCTGTCCGGAGGCAACCAGCAGAAAGTGGTCATGGCCCGGGAGCTGTCCCGGCCGCTGCGGCTCTTCATCGCGTCGCAGCCCACCCGGGGCGTCGATGTCGGGTCCATCGAATTCCTGCACAAGCGGATTGTGGCTGAACGCGACCAGGGGACGCCGGTCATGATCATCTCCACCGAGCTGGATGAGGTCATGGAACTCGCTGACCGCATTGCCGTGCTGTACAAGGGAAAGCTGGTGGGCATCGTCCCGGCCGGAACCGGCCGGGACGTCCTTGGCCTCATGATGGCCGGGATCTCGCCGGAGGACGCCGCCCGGACGGACGCTGCGCGGACGGACGCTGCGCCGGCGGAGAAGTCGCCCGCTGACAAGAGGCGGACAGAATCGGACATCCGTGGGACCGCACAAGCCTCCACCGCCGAAGGAGGCGATCATGACTGA
- a CDS encoding BMP family lipoprotein, whose translation MKNSLRAHFKRGSMAGVATAGAAALLLSGCGAPPEAGSPTATASDYTGCIVSDSGGFDDQSFNQSSYEGLKKAQAELGIKVNQVESKTNNDFEPNLRAMVAANCDLTLTVGFLLGDATEAQATANPNNHFAIIDYSYDPPLSNVKPIVYDTAPAAFLAGYLAAASTKTGTVATFGGMKIRTVTIFMDGYVDGVKYYNEQKGKDIKVLGWDKAAQDGSFTGDFVRQDVGKQLTQNFLDQGADIVMPVAGPVGAGAGAALMEAKAAGKDVKLIWVDSDGFLTAPEYKDIMLTSVMKLMGEAVEAVVKDDKDGKFTNTPYVGTLANDGVQLAPFHNFDSQVPVEVKSELEQIKKDIIDGKLKVESPVSPKA comes from the coding sequence TTGAAGAACTCACTGCGTGCCCATTTCAAGCGCGGTTCAATGGCCGGCGTGGCCACTGCGGGTGCGGCCGCTCTCCTGCTGTCCGGTTGCGGTGCGCCTCCCGAAGCCGGCAGCCCGACCGCGACGGCCAGCGACTACACCGGCTGCATCGTCTCGGACTCCGGCGGATTCGATGACCAGTCCTTCAACCAGTCCTCGTATGAGGGACTGAAGAAGGCACAGGCCGAGCTGGGCATCAAAGTCAACCAGGTCGAATCCAAGACCAACAATGACTTTGAGCCGAACCTGCGTGCCATGGTCGCCGCCAACTGCGACCTCACCCTGACGGTGGGCTTCCTGCTCGGTGACGCCACCGAGGCCCAGGCCACGGCCAACCCGAACAACCACTTCGCCATCATTGACTACAGTTACGACCCGCCACTCAGCAACGTCAAGCCGATCGTCTACGACACCGCCCCGGCCGCGTTCCTGGCCGGCTACCTCGCTGCAGCCAGCACCAAGACCGGAACTGTGGCCACCTTCGGCGGCATGAAGATCCGTACCGTCACGATCTTTATGGACGGCTACGTCGATGGCGTGAAGTACTACAACGAGCAGAAGGGTAAGGACATCAAGGTCCTTGGCTGGGACAAGGCGGCCCAGGACGGCAGCTTCACCGGCGACTTCGTCAGGCAGGACGTCGGAAAGCAGCTCACCCAGAACTTCCTGGACCAGGGTGCGGACATCGTCATGCCCGTCGCGGGCCCGGTGGGTGCAGGCGCCGGCGCAGCCCTCATGGAGGCGAAAGCGGCGGGTAAAGACGTCAAGCTCATCTGGGTTGACTCCGACGGCTTCCTGACCGCACCGGAGTACAAGGACATCATGCTGACCTCAGTCATGAAGCTGATGGGCGAAGCCGTTGAAGCAGTGGTTAAGGACGACAAAGACGGCAAGTTCACCAATACGCCCTACGTGGGCACGCTGGCGAACGACGGCGTCCAGCTGGCACCCTTCCACAACTTCGACTCCCAGGTCCCTGTGGAAGTGAAGTCCGAACTGGAACAGATCAAGAAGGACATCATCGACGGCAAGCTGAAGGTCGAGTCGCCGGTAAGCCCCAAGGCTTAG